The proteins below are encoded in one region of Belonocnema kinseyi isolate 2016_QV_RU_SX_M_011 chromosome 5, B_treatae_v1, whole genome shotgun sequence:
- the LOC117172851 gene encoding uncharacterized protein LOC117172851 isoform X1 yields the protein MSVEYSLQEDDSADLRNLKLRTLRDENSGHEAKKQKTTKTVEEIIVVDEDKTLEECNKGCSIDEINLIAEDKIILHTETNNNHEEIEDNIEDDVVTRPKKSKKKSEQLEEEILENIETDEIHDCLNETEQRLRKALKTVKRRVLRHIKSKVETFDKTIALNAKVTSNMSPETSALNITLPIKDVTEFETFDTELVGNAEQIDALMSSSII from the exons atGTCTGTAGAGTATAGTTTACAAGAAGACGATTCGGCGGATCTGCGAAACTTAAAAC TGAGAACTTTACGGGATGAGAATTCTGGCCACGAGGCCAAAAAGCAAAAAACAACTAAAACAGTAGAGGAAATAATCGTAG tggACGAGGATAAAACTTTAGAAGAATGCAACAAGGGATGCTCCATTGACGAAATCAACTTGATTGCTGAAGACAAAATTATTCTACACACCGAAACCAATAATAATCATGAAGAAATTGAAGACAACATCGAAGATGACGTTGTTACAAgaccaaaaaaaagtaaaaaaaaatcggaaCAGCTGGAAgaagaaatattagaaaatattgaaaccGATGAAATCCATGATTGCTTGAATGAGACGGAACAGAGACTTAGGAAAGCTCTAAAAACTGTTAAGCGCAGAGTACTTCGACATATTAAGAGCAAAGTGGAAACTTTTGATAAAACTATAGCTCTCAATGCCAAGGTCACATCAAATATGTCTCCAGAAACCAGCGCATTAAATATTACTCTGCCAATAAAAGATGTCactgaatttgaaacttttgacaCGGAACTTGTTGGAAATGCGGAGCAGATTGACGCTCTC
- the LOC117172851 gene encoding uncharacterized protein LOC117172851 isoform X3, whose translation MSVEYSLQEDDSADLRNLKLDEDKTLEECNKGCSIDEINLIAEDKIILHTETNNNHEEIEDNIEDDVVTRPKKSKKKSEQLEEEILENIETDEIHDCLNETEQRLRKALKTVKRRVLRHIKSKVETFDKTIALNAKVTSNMSPETSALNITLPIKDVTEFETFDTELVGNAEQIDALMSSSII comes from the exons atGTCTGTAGAGTATAGTTTACAAGAAGACGATTCGGCGGATCTGCGAAACTTAAAAC tggACGAGGATAAAACTTTAGAAGAATGCAACAAGGGATGCTCCATTGACGAAATCAACTTGATTGCTGAAGACAAAATTATTCTACACACCGAAACCAATAATAATCATGAAGAAATTGAAGACAACATCGAAGATGACGTTGTTACAAgaccaaaaaaaagtaaaaaaaaatcggaaCAGCTGGAAgaagaaatattagaaaatattgaaaccGATGAAATCCATGATTGCTTGAATGAGACGGAACAGAGACTTAGGAAAGCTCTAAAAACTGTTAAGCGCAGAGTACTTCGACATATTAAGAGCAAAGTGGAAACTTTTGATAAAACTATAGCTCTCAATGCCAAGGTCACATCAAATATGTCTCCAGAAACCAGCGCATTAAATATTACTCTGCCAATAAAAGATGTCactgaatttgaaacttttgacaCGGAACTTGTTGGAAATGCGGAGCAGATTGACGCTCTC
- the LOC117172851 gene encoding uncharacterized protein LOC117172851 isoform X2, with product MRTLRDENSGHEAKKQKTTKTVEEIIVVDEDKTLEECNKGCSIDEINLIAEDKIILHTETNNNHEEIEDNIEDDVVTRPKKSKKKSEQLEEEILENIETDEIHDCLNETEQRLRKALKTVKRRVLRHIKSKVETFDKTIALNAKVTSNMSPETSALNITLPIKDVTEFETFDTELVGNAEQIDALMSSSII from the exons a TGAGAACTTTACGGGATGAGAATTCTGGCCACGAGGCCAAAAAGCAAAAAACAACTAAAACAGTAGAGGAAATAATCGTAG tggACGAGGATAAAACTTTAGAAGAATGCAACAAGGGATGCTCCATTGACGAAATCAACTTGATTGCTGAAGACAAAATTATTCTACACACCGAAACCAATAATAATCATGAAGAAATTGAAGACAACATCGAAGATGACGTTGTTACAAgaccaaaaaaaagtaaaaaaaaatcggaaCAGCTGGAAgaagaaatattagaaaatattgaaaccGATGAAATCCATGATTGCTTGAATGAGACGGAACAGAGACTTAGGAAAGCTCTAAAAACTGTTAAGCGCAGAGTACTTCGACATATTAAGAGCAAAGTGGAAACTTTTGATAAAACTATAGCTCTCAATGCCAAGGTCACATCAAATATGTCTCCAGAAACCAGCGCATTAAATATTACTCTGCCAATAAAAGATGTCactgaatttgaaacttttgacaCGGAACTTGTTGGAAATGCGGAGCAGATTGACGCTCTC
- the LOC117172852 gene encoding uncharacterized protein LOC117172852 isoform X2, which produces MTSAMWTKRRSNKTPMIREKKYALVEFPTKIAEQQPVVDLILSSWIIENTQTCFYPKRKDYSEINNWIQEDKNPDDSWLKNQKIKIIKKYRSLEKAKRGLNKYLLTLKAGDTTETFFSENHEESEP; this is translated from the exons gtCTAACAAAACACCGATGATTCGAGAGAAAAAATATGCTCTAGTAGAGTTTCCGACAAAAATAGCAGAACAACAACCTGTTGTTGATTTGATCCTTTCAAGTTGGATCATTGAAAATACGCAGACATGCTTTTATCCAAAGCGGAAGGATtattctgaaataaataattggaTTCAGGAGGATAAAAATCCAGATGATTCTTGGCTgaagaatcaaaaaattaaaatcatcaaaaaataca GATCTTTGGAGAAGGCAAAACGCGGTTTGAATAAGTATCTGCTCACGCTTAAAGCAGGTGATACCACTGAAacgtttttttcagaaaatcatgAAGAATCCGAACCTTGA